The Sphaerospermopsis torques-reginae ITEP-024 genome has a window encoding:
- a CDS encoding vitamin K epoxide reductase family protein: MIRRRSTPWIHKWSRPIIGAIAGLGILNTGYLTYEKLTGGSPLCTTPENVKGCADVLSSPWGTVFGQPLALFGLLGYVGMFVLALAPLTLKSGEKDKIKNVKQIEFLTWWLLLMGAIAMTVFSAYLMYVLAFELKALCWYCIASALFALSMLTLTILGRDWEDIGQIFFTAILVGMVTLIATLGVYSGINADGTVGSADGPQRISAFVPKENPNPAFGWEITTTSGESEIALAEHLVKVGAKEYVAYWCPHCHEQKLLFGKEAYKIINDNIAVECAADSPKGKPALCQAAKIQGFPSWVINGQIYGGVQNLNELAKITGYTGPQNFKYFR; encoded by the coding sequence ATGATTCGTCGTCGTTCTACTCCTTGGATTCATAAATGGTCGCGTCCTATCATTGGGGCGATCGCTGGACTTGGTATCCTGAACACAGGTTATCTCACCTATGAAAAGCTGACCGGAGGTAGCCCTCTTTGTACTACTCCAGAAAACGTTAAAGGTTGTGCTGATGTCCTTTCTAGCCCTTGGGGGACAGTTTTTGGACAGCCTTTAGCTTTGTTTGGTTTGCTGGGATATGTGGGTATGTTCGTATTAGCTTTAGCTCCCTTAACATTAAAATCAGGAGAAAAAGACAAGATCAAAAATGTTAAACAAATAGAATTTTTGACTTGGTGGTTGCTCTTGATGGGAGCGATCGCCATGACTGTATTTAGTGCATATTTAATGTATGTCCTGGCATTTGAACTCAAAGCTCTATGTTGGTACTGCATCGCTTCGGCTTTGTTTGCTTTGAGTATGCTTACCCTCACCATCTTGGGTCGTGACTGGGAAGATATTGGGCAAATCTTCTTTACCGCTATTCTTGTCGGTATGGTGACTCTAATTGCCACCTTGGGAGTTTATTCTGGTATTAATGCCGATGGCACTGTAGGATCGGCGGATGGTCCTCAGCGAATTTCCGCTTTTGTTCCCAAGGAAAACCCTAACCCTGCATTTGGCTGGGAAATCACCACTACTTCTGGAGAGTCAGAAATTGCTTTAGCAGAACATTTAGTTAAAGTTGGCGCTAAGGAATATGTAGCTTATTGGTGTCCTCATTGCCACGAACAAAAGCTGCTCTTTGGTAAAGAAGCTTATAAAATTATCAACGATAATATAGCTGTAGAGTGTGCAGCAGACAGTCCTAAAGGTAAGCCAGCATTGTGTCAAGCTGCCAAAATTCAAGGTTTCCCTTCTTGGGTGATTAATGGTCAAATCTATGGTGGTGTGCAGAATTTAAACGAACTAGCCAAAATTACTGGTTATACAGGACCGCAAAACTTTAAGTATTTTCGGTAA
- the btpA gene encoding photosystem I biogenesis protein BtpA, with product MDLYQLFKTCKPIIGVVHLLPLPTSARWGGSLKAVIDRAEQEATALASGGVDGLIVENFFDAPFTKNQVDPAVVSAMTVVVQRIQNLVTLPVGLNVLRNDGKSAMAIASCVKAQFIRVNVLTGVMATDQGLIEGEAHELLRYRRELGSDVKILADVLVKHARPLSSPNLTVAVKDTIERGLADGVILSGWATGSPPNLEDLELASGAAAGTPVFIGSGADWENVGTLMQAADGVIVSSSLKRHGQISQPIDPIRVSQFVEAAHRSWNTKSEPKSNSSVKLHS from the coding sequence GTGGACTTATATCAACTATTCAAAACTTGCAAACCGATTATTGGCGTAGTTCATCTGCTACCCTTACCTACCTCAGCCCGTTGGGGAGGTAGCCTGAAAGCGGTAATTGACCGTGCTGAACAAGAAGCTACAGCCCTTGCCAGTGGAGGGGTAGACGGCTTAATTGTAGAAAATTTTTTTGATGCTCCTTTTACTAAAAATCAAGTTGATCCCGCTGTTGTCAGTGCTATGACGGTGGTAGTACAGCGGATACAGAATTTAGTAACTTTACCTGTGGGTTTAAATGTTTTAAGAAATGATGGGAAAAGTGCAATGGCGATCGCCAGTTGTGTAAAAGCCCAATTTATCCGGGTTAATGTCCTCACAGGGGTAATGGCCACTGATCAAGGATTAATTGAAGGGGAGGCACATGAATTACTACGCTATCGTAGAGAATTAGGTTCTGATGTCAAAATTTTGGCTGATGTGCTGGTTAAACACGCCCGTCCTTTAAGTTCTCCTAACCTGACTGTGGCTGTAAAAGACACAATAGAAAGAGGTTTAGCAGATGGTGTAATTTTATCCGGTTGGGCAACTGGCAGCCCTCCCAACCTAGAGGATCTAGAATTAGCTAGTGGTGCGGCTGCTGGTACACCAGTTTTTATCGGTAGCGGCGCTGATTGGGAAAATGTGGGTACGCTAATGCAAGCTGCTGATGGTGTGATTGTTTCCAGTTCTTTAAAACGTCACGGGCAAATTTCGCAACCCATTGATCCAATTCGCGTCAGTCAATTTGTAGAAGCTGCTCATCGCAGTTGGAATACTAAAAGTGAACCTAAATCAAATTCCTCAGTAAAGTTACATTCGTAA
- the rimO gene encoding 30S ribosomal protein S12 methylthiotransferase RimO, whose translation MGDKPTIAISHLGCEKNRIDTEHMLGLLVEAGYGVDTNEELADYVIVNTCSFIEAAREESVRTLVELAEANKKVVITGCMAQHFQEQLLEELPEAVAVVGTGDYHKIVNVIERVEQGERVKQISAEPTYIADETTPRYRTTTEGVAYLRVAEGCDYRCAFCIIPYLRGNQRSRTIESIVAEAEQLAAQGVKEIILISQITTNYGLDIYGKPKLAELIRALGKVDIPWVRMHYAYPTGLTPDVIAAIQETSNFLPYLDLPLQHSHPEILRAMNRPWQGRVNDGIIERIKAALPSAVMRTTFIVGFPGETEEHFQHLLEFTERHEFDHVGVFTFSPEEGTPAYDLPNQLPQELMVERRDQIMALQQPISLRKNQEEVGKIVDVLIEQENPGSGELIGRSGRFAPEVDGQVYVKGEARLGTIVPVKITSADAYDLYGEVVTGDR comes from the coding sequence ATGGGTGACAAGCCAACAATTGCGATTTCACACCTGGGCTGCGAGAAAAACCGAATAGATACAGAACATATGTTAGGGCTGTTGGTAGAAGCAGGATATGGTGTAGATACAAACGAAGAGTTAGCAGATTATGTAATAGTAAATACCTGTAGTTTTATCGAAGCTGCCAGGGAAGAATCGGTAAGAACCTTAGTAGAACTGGCAGAAGCCAATAAAAAAGTAGTGATTACTGGTTGTATGGCGCAACACTTTCAAGAACAATTATTGGAAGAGTTGCCAGAAGCAGTAGCGGTAGTTGGAACAGGAGACTATCACAAAATAGTCAATGTGATTGAGCGAGTAGAACAGGGAGAGCGAGTAAAACAAATTAGCGCCGAACCCACCTACATAGCTGATGAAACCACACCACGCTACAGGACAACAACGGAAGGAGTAGCATACCTGAGAGTTGCCGAAGGCTGTGATTATCGTTGTGCATTTTGTATTATTCCTTATTTAAGAGGAAACCAGCGATCGCGTACAATTGAATCAATAGTAGCCGAAGCCGAGCAACTGGCAGCGCAAGGGGTAAAAGAAATCATTCTCATTTCCCAAATCACCACTAACTATGGATTAGATATTTACGGTAAACCAAAGTTAGCGGAACTCATTCGTGCCTTGGGGAAAGTAGATATACCTTGGGTGAGAATGCACTATGCTTATCCTACGGGACTAACCCCAGATGTAATTGCGGCAATTCAAGAAACATCTAATTTCCTACCTTATCTAGATTTGCCCTTGCAGCATTCTCATCCAGAGATACTTCGCGCCATGAATCGTCCTTGGCAGGGTAGAGTCAACGACGGAATTATTGAGCGCATCAAAGCCGCCTTACCATCAGCAGTAATGCGAACCACATTTATAGTTGGTTTCCCTGGAGAGACAGAGGAGCATTTTCAGCATTTACTAGAGTTTACAGAACGACACGAATTTGATCATGTTGGTGTGTTCACCTTTTCCCCAGAGGAAGGAACTCCCGCCTACGACTTACCCAATCAATTACCACAAGAATTGATGGTAGAACGTCGTGATCAAATCATGGCATTACAACAACCTATTTCTCTCCGTAAAAATCAGGAGGAAGTCGGGAAAATCGTTGATGTCCTGATTGAGCAAGAAAACCCCGGAAGTGGAGAGTTAATTGGCCGTTCCGGCAGATTTGCCCCAGAAGTTGATGGTCAGGTCTATGTTAAAGGCGAAGCCAGACTAGGAACAATCGTACCAGTCAAAATCACCAGTGCTGATGCTTATGACCTCTATGGTGAAGTGGTGACAGGTGACAGGTGA
- a CDS encoding DEAD/DEAH box helicase: MNLTFQELGISQERVEQLERIGFTSPTNIQMQAIPQLLEGRDVVGQSQTGTGKTAAFSLPMLEKLDVSKRAVQALVLTPTRELAMQVHDAISQFMGDDGLRVLAIYGGQSIDRQMMQLKRGVHVVVGTPGRVIDLLERGSLKLDQVKWFVLDEADEMLSMGFIDDVIKILSQAPEDRQTALFSATMPPSIRQLVNKFLNSPVTVTVEQPKAAPNKINQVAYLIPRHWTKAKALQPILEMEDPDTALIFVRTRRTAAELTNQLQAAGHSVDEYHGDLSQQARERLLTRFRNGQVRWVVATDIAARGLDVDLLSHVINFDLPDSVETYLHRIGRTGRAGKEGTAISLVQPFERRKQQAFERHNRQSWQVLTIPTRAQIEARHIQKLKDQVSEALAGERLASFLPIISELTEKYDAQAIAAAALQLAYDQTRPAWLQNGVDVPDEEPTPKPKLNKRRDGDRSERNFGGDYNERSGGSRGRSWSKSDRNGDEGRPTPKPKLRKERQERYDRHESPVLPGNQKQI, from the coding sequence ATGAATCTTACCTTTCAAGAACTAGGCATTTCCCAAGAGCGTGTTGAACAATTAGAAAGAATTGGCTTCACCTCACCTACCAACATTCAAATGCAAGCGATTCCCCAATTGTTAGAGGGACGTGATGTGGTGGGTCAATCCCAAACAGGAACAGGCAAAACAGCAGCTTTTTCTCTGCCAATGTTGGAAAAATTGGATGTGAGCAAAAGAGCAGTACAAGCCTTAGTTTTAACACCGACTCGTGAATTGGCGATGCAGGTTCATGATGCCATTTCCCAGTTTATGGGTGATGATGGTTTGCGTGTTTTGGCTATCTATGGTGGTCAGTCTATTGACCGACAAATGATGCAGCTAAAACGTGGTGTTCATGTAGTTGTTGGGACACCAGGACGGGTCATAGACTTGTTGGAACGTGGTAGTTTAAAACTCGACCAAGTGAAATGGTTTGTTTTAGATGAAGCTGATGAAATGTTGAGCATGGGTTTTATTGATGATGTGATCAAAATTTTGTCCCAAGCTCCCGAAGATCGGCAAACGGCTTTATTTTCGGCAACTATGCCCCCATCTATTCGCCAGTTGGTGAATAAGTTTTTAAACTCTCCGGTGACTGTCACCGTTGAGCAACCAAAAGCTGCACCTAATAAAATCAACCAAGTAGCTTACCTCATTCCTCGACACTGGACAAAGGCTAAAGCTTTGCAGCCTATTTTGGAAATGGAAGATCCAGACACAGCTTTAATCTTTGTCCGCACCAGACGCACAGCCGCAGAATTGACCAATCAATTGCAAGCTGCTGGTCACAGTGTAGATGAATATCATGGTGATTTATCCCAACAAGCGCGGGAAAGATTATTGACTCGTTTCCGTAATGGCCAAGTACGCTGGGTGGTGGCTACTGATATTGCGGCACGAGGTTTAGATGTGGATCTGCTTTCCCACGTGATTAACTTTGACTTGCCTGATAGTGTAGAAACCTACCTGCACCGGATTGGTAGAACTGGCCGCGCTGGTAAAGAAGGGACTGCGATTTCTTTGGTACAACCCTTTGAGCGTCGTAAACAACAGGCATTTGAACGCCATAACCGTCAAAGCTGGCAGGTGTTAACAATTCCTACGAGAGCGCAAATTGAAGCTAGACACATTCAAAAATTGAAAGATCAGGTGTCTGAAGCTTTAGCGGGTGAAAGGTTGGCTTCATTTTTGCCCATTATTAGCGAATTGACTGAAAAATATGATGCTCAGGCGATCGCAGCAGCAGCTTTACAACTGGCTTACGATCAAACCCGTCCTGCTTGGTTGCAAAATGGTGTAGATGTTCCTGATGAAGAACCTACTCCCAAACCCAAACTCAACAAACGTCGTGATGGCGATCGCTCAGAACGCAATTTTGGCGGTGACTACAACGAGCGTTCTGGAGGTAGTCGTGGCCGTTCCTGGTCTAAGTCTGACAGAAATGGCGATGAAGGAAGACCTACTCCCAAACCCAAACTACGGAAGGAACGCCAAGAACGCTATGACCGTCATGAGTCTCCTGTTTTACCAGGTAATCAAAAACAAATCTAG
- a CDS encoding aldo/keto reductase, producing the protein MEAIALGKTGLTVPPLCLGTWAWGDKLFWNYGDNYGEEQLQAAFTTAVDAGVTFFDTAEVYGLGLSEQFLGKFIKQTSEKVQIATKFGPLPWRWDGKSVSEALTESLKRLQLERIELYQVHWPFTFFLSQETLMNTLADEVQKGRIGAIGVSNYSASEMRNVHKILSARGIPLAVNQVRYSLLTRQIESNGILQTARELDVTILAYSPLAQGLLTGKYTTSYKPTGARSIDPRFSQDGLNKIAPVLSLLEKIGNKYDRTPAQVALNWLIAQGNVIPIAGVKNAEQVKQNIGALGWEMTKDEFDEIAQITQPWKN; encoded by the coding sequence ATGGAAGCGATCGCATTAGGTAAAACCGGCTTAACCGTTCCCCCGTTATGTTTAGGAACTTGGGCATGGGGTGACAAACTATTTTGGAATTATGGGGATAATTACGGAGAAGAACAACTGCAAGCAGCTTTCACCACTGCTGTAGATGCAGGTGTCACTTTCTTTGATACTGCGGAAGTTTACGGTTTAGGACTTTCCGAACAGTTTTTAGGCAAGTTCATCAAACAAACGTCCGAAAAAGTACAAATTGCTACTAAATTCGGTCCTTTACCTTGGCGTTGGGATGGAAAATCTGTATCTGAAGCGTTAACAGAAAGTTTAAAACGTCTGCAATTAGAAAGAATTGAATTATACCAAGTTCACTGGCCATTTACATTCTTTCTTTCTCAAGAAACTTTAATGAACACCTTAGCAGATGAGGTACAGAAAGGAAGAATCGGGGCAATAGGTGTCAGTAATTATTCTGCCTCAGAAATGAGAAATGTACACAAAATATTGTCCGCAAGAGGAATACCTTTAGCAGTGAACCAGGTGCGTTATTCTTTGTTAACAAGGCAAATTGAAAGCAACGGGATTTTACAGACAGCCCGTGAATTAGATGTAACAATATTAGCTTATAGTCCCTTAGCTCAGGGATTATTAACAGGCAAATATACCACCTCTTATAAACCCACAGGAGCGAGAAGCATAGATCCGCGATTTAGTCAAGATGGTTTAAATAAAATTGCCCCAGTATTATCTTTACTGGAAAAAATCGGTAATAAATATGATCGTACCCCTGCCCAAGTAGCCCTTAACTGGTTAATTGCCCAGGGGAACGTGATACCCATTGCGGGAGTCAAAAACGCCGAACAAGTAAAACAGAACATCGGCGCTTTAGGTTGGGAAATGACCAAGGATGAGTTTGACGAAATAGCTCAAATCACTCAACCCTGGAAAAATTGA
- a CDS encoding BCD family MFS transporter, translating into MAGDMFDTPQDSLTVPKVNIPTMFRLGFFQMGLSMMSILTLGVLNRVMIQEIAIPATIVAIVLAIPAFVSPTRILFGQISDAKPLLGYHRTAYVWIGAAIFAIAAFLAVQVIWQLNAISGDSWVWTTQAIAWTGVLGLVFAIYGLAICVSGTAFAALLVDISQEDNRSQVVGIVWSMLMVGIIVGAIVSSSLLKQLDGNAPLETLQSAINRLFLIVPSVVFLFSIIATVGVEKKYSRFYQRSTPGNREDSISLGAAWSILTASPQTGLFFTFLLVMTISLFMQDPILEPYAGEVFKMPLAESTKLNVFYGTGILIAYGVTGFFIVPRIGKRKTIKLGCILVAFSALLLGFSGFSGNANFLKFGLVIFGLSTGFVTTGAVSLMLDLTVAEAAGTFIGAWGLAQSISRGIAVVIGGTVLDIGRNLFTNNLPLAYGMVFCLEAVGMIISLWFLNRVNVTEFQTNTKQALASVLESDLD; encoded by the coding sequence ATGGCAGGTGATATGTTCGATACTCCCCAAGACTCCCTAACCGTACCCAAGGTCAACATACCGACTATGTTTAGGCTAGGGTTTTTTCAGATGGGGTTGAGTATGATGTCTATTTTGACTCTGGGGGTACTCAACCGAGTCATGATTCAAGAAATCGCCATTCCGGCGACAATAGTGGCTATAGTGTTAGCTATACCTGCTTTTGTATCTCCAACGCGGATTTTATTTGGACAGATATCTGATGCTAAACCGTTGTTAGGTTATCATCGTACAGCTTATGTGTGGATCGGCGCAGCAATATTTGCGATCGCCGCTTTTTTAGCAGTACAAGTAATTTGGCAGTTAAATGCTATCAGTGGTGATAGTTGGGTGTGGACAACTCAAGCGATCGCTTGGACAGGAGTTTTAGGTTTAGTTTTTGCGATTTATGGTTTAGCAATTTGTGTTAGTGGTACTGCATTTGCCGCATTATTAGTAGATATTTCCCAAGAAGATAACCGTTCCCAAGTCGTTGGTATTGTCTGGTCAATGCTAATGGTAGGTATTATTGTGGGAGCAATTGTTAGTTCTAGTTTATTAAAACAATTGGATGGAAATGCACCTTTAGAAACTTTACAATCTGCCATTAATAGATTATTTCTAATTGTTCCCAGTGTAGTATTTCTTTTCTCTATCATTGCTACTGTAGGTGTAGAAAAAAAATATTCTCGTTTTTATCAACGTTCCACACCAGGAAACCGGGAAGATAGCATTAGTTTAGGTGCAGCTTGGTCAATATTAACAGCTAGTCCGCAAACAGGTTTGTTTTTTACCTTTTTATTGGTAATGACAATTAGTTTATTCATGCAAGATCCAATTTTAGAACCTTATGCGGGTGAAGTGTTTAAAATGCCTTTGGCTGAAAGTACCAAACTTAATGTTTTTTATGGTACGGGAATTTTAATAGCTTATGGTGTAACTGGCTTTTTCATTGTCCCACGTATAGGTAAACGCAAAACAATTAAACTAGGCTGTATTTTAGTAGCTTTTTCCGCCTTATTATTAGGATTTTCCGGGTTTTCTGGTAATGCCAACTTTTTAAAATTTGGTTTAGTAATATTTGGTTTATCTACTGGTTTTGTCACCACTGGCGCAGTCAGTTTAATGTTAGATTTAACAGTAGCAGAAGCCGCAGGTACTTTTATCGGTGCATGGGGATTAGCACAATCTATATCCAGAGGAATCGCTGTAGTCATTGGTGGTACTGTTTTAGATATTGGTCGCAATTTGTTCACCAATAATTTACCATTAGCTTATGGTATGGTTTTTTGTTTGGAAGCTGTGGGAATGATTATTTCTCTATGGTTTTTAAACCGGGTGAATGTGACAGAATTTCAAACCAATACTAAACAAGCTTTAGCTTCTGTTTTAGAAAGTGATTTAGATTAG
- a CDS encoding inositol monophosphatase family protein produces the protein MNDFWNTILDFSQTTTTRVGKQLMQDFGKVQASQKADGTLVTQADKWADQEIRDAIASTFSGYGILSEESDKTFPDTEWCWVIDPLDGTTNFTRGIPIWAISLGLLYRGTPIFGYVHVPPLNQTFHGFWAGSSGLQTPTGAFLNNHPIHTSKDDPSGNHFFNLCSRSTGIIQPGFPCKLRMLGVASYNFLTVATGAVLGGVEATPKVWDIAGAWVILQAAGGCWISLKNPPFPLITGVDYSHISFPTMVVSDSKIESVFTPFLKGVKL, from the coding sequence ATGAATGATTTTTGGAACACAATTTTAGATTTTTCCCAAACTACTACAACGAGAGTGGGAAAACAATTAATGCAGGATTTTGGTAAAGTTCAAGCATCTCAAAAAGCTGATGGAACTTTAGTTACTCAAGCTGATAAATGGGCGGATCAAGAAATTAGAGATGCGATCGCTTCCACTTTCTCAGGTTACGGAATTTTGAGTGAAGAAAGTGATAAAACTTTTCCTGATACAGAATGGTGTTGGGTAATTGATCCTTTAGATGGAACAACAAATTTCACTAGAGGTATTCCTATTTGGGCAATTTCTCTAGGTTTACTTTATCGCGGAACACCGATTTTTGGCTATGTTCATGTACCACCATTAAATCAAACCTTTCATGGTTTTTGGGCTGGTTCATCAGGCTTACAAACGCCAACAGGAGCATTTTTAAATAACCATCCTATCCACACCAGTAAGGATGATCCAAGTGGTAATCACTTTTTTAATCTTTGTTCTCGTAGTACGGGAATTATTCAACCGGGTTTTCCCTGTAAACTGCGGATGTTAGGAGTTGCTAGTTATAATTTTTTAACTGTTGCGACTGGTGCAGTTTTAGGAGGTGTGGAAGCGACTCCTAAAGTTTGGGATATTGCAGGTGCTTGGGTAATTTTACAAGCTGCTGGTGGTTGTTGGATATCTTTAAAAAATCCACCTTTTCCATTAATAACAGGTGTTGATTATAGTCATATCTCTTTTCCCACAATGGTTGTTAGTGATTCCAAAATTGAATCTGTGTTTACTCCTTTTCTCAAAGGTGTTAAATTGTAA
- a CDS encoding MDR/zinc-dependent alcohol dehydrogenase-like family protein produces MKALWLENKELQLKTDLPIPEPPEGEALVKVLRAGICNTDLELIRGYYPYKGILGHEFVGVVEQGSEHLINKRVVGEINAACGYCRFCLQGVPIHCENRTVLGIVNRNGAFAEYLCLPEKNLHLVPNNVSTDAATFTEPIAAALEIQEQVKITPNEKVLVVGDGKLGQLIAQTLALTGCDLLVVGRHKDKLQNLENRGIKTGLADDIKDRSFDISVDCTGNPDGFATALRALRPRGTLVLKSTYAGNLSVDMSSLVVDEITLIGSRCGPFSPALELLAKNQIDVTPLIQYHYPLSEGLAAFAKAQTKGVLKVLLEMN; encoded by the coding sequence ATGAAAGCACTCTGGTTAGAAAACAAAGAATTACAATTAAAAACCGATCTCCCCATCCCCGAACCCCCAGAGGGAGAAGCTTTAGTAAAGGTTTTACGTGCAGGTATTTGTAATACTGATTTAGAATTAATTAGGGGTTATTATCCCTACAAAGGTATTTTAGGTCATGAGTTTGTAGGAGTTGTTGAACAAGGTTCAGAACATTTAATTAATAAAAGAGTTGTGGGAGAAATAAACGCTGCTTGTGGTTATTGTCGGTTTTGTTTGCAAGGAGTACCTATCCATTGTGAAAATCGCACGGTTTTAGGTATTGTGAATAGAAATGGTGCGTTTGCTGAATATTTGTGTTTACCTGAAAAAAATCTGCATCTTGTCCCTAATAATGTTTCTACAGATGCGGCAACTTTCACTGAACCTATTGCAGCAGCTTTAGAAATTCAAGAACAAGTAAAAATCACTCCCAATGAAAAAGTTTTAGTTGTAGGAGATGGAAAATTAGGACAATTAATAGCGCAAACTTTAGCGTTAACTGGTTGTGATTTATTAGTAGTAGGAAGACACAAAGATAAGTTACAAAATTTGGAAAATCGAGGAATCAAAACTGGTTTAGCTGATGATATTAAAGATAGAAGTTTTGATATTTCTGTAGATTGTACAGGAAATCCAGACGGTTTTGCTACTGCACTTCGCGCTTTACGTCCTAGAGGTACGTTAGTTTTAAAAAGTACCTACGCTGGTAATTTAAGTGTGGATATGTCTTCATTAGTGGTAGATGAAATCACCCTGATAGGTTCTCGTTGTGGTCCCTTTTCTCCTGCTTTGGAATTATTAGCAAAAAATCAGATAGATGTTACACCTTTAATTCAATATCATTATCCCTTGAGTGAAGGTTTAGCTGCTTTTGCAAAAGCACAAACTAAAGGAGTTTTAAAGGTGTTATTAGAGATGAATTAG